In Thermococcus chitonophagus, the genomic stretch GAAATCGGCCTTGAGTTAGCTAAGATAGTCGTTGGGGAGGATAATGTGGAAAAGCCCCTCGTCGTTGGAAAGTGCCCAAAGTGTGGGGGAGACCTAATCGTCAAGTACAACAAGAAGACTGGTAAGAGGTTCATCGGTTGCTCAAACTGGCCTAAATGTGACGTTACTTACCCGATTCTTCAGAGAGGAGAGATAATCCCCACAGGGAGAACGTGCTGCAACGGAGCGCCCGTGGTCATAGTTAAGGATGGGAAGGAAAAGAGGGTAATCTGTCTCGATATGAACTGCAAGAAGTGGTAAGGTATTTAAAATAATTCGCATTTATTAAACTCATGTCACTTGAGGAACTATACAAGTATCTAAGATGGAGGATGGATCCTAAAGATGAGGGAGCAAGAAAGCGATTCCAGAGGATAGTTGAGGTAGCAAAAAAGCTTGCTCTCCCAGAAAATGAGAGAATTTTAGATATATGTGCTGGAACGGGAATAGCGGGCGTTGCCTTTGCTTTAGCTACCAACGCATCAAAGCTTACAGTTCTTGACGCAAGAGGGGATGATTTGGAGAAGGTCAACGAGTGGATTAAAATTTCGGGGAGAGATGTCCCAGTAGATAAAGTCGTTGGAGACGCTAGGAGTGTTCACGAGCTCGTTGGAGAACATGATATTGCGGTGCTTTGGGGATTAACGATGCCCCACTTCGACGCATTCGATGCTGTAAAGCTGTTCGCCTCAGTTGCCCTAACCCTTTCAAAGGAGGGGTACTTCATAATCGAAGAGACCGACAGAGTTTATGGAATAATGTACATGGTGGGTTACAAGGACTTCCTCGTTGAGAGCGAGGGTGAAGGCTATCAGCTGGCCTCAGTGCATTCAGGCTACGATAAAGGGAGAGGGGCGTTTAAGAGGACTTATTATAAGCTCCCAGGATTCGAGAAGGTCACTGAAGAGTACCACAGGCTCTGGGATCTAGCCTCTCAACTTGCAATTGGGTCGATATTCTTCAGAGAGTACAAGCTTTTTGAGAGGTTCCAGCACGGAGTGCAGGGGGTTTCCGATGTTATAGTGTTCAGAAAACCAAGGAAAAATGTTGCAGAGGAAATGGTTCACTCTCCATCTTCTACCTTTTGAATTGCTATTCTTTTTGCAAACTCTACCAGTTCTTTTGCATAGTTTATCAGCTTCCTAGCTATATCCTCAGAGTAGTACTCGTAAGGGGAACCCTCAGAGTACGCTAGTGGATACCTTGATGTTATGTAGTTCCTATCAAGCTCCATTGCCATATTATACATTTCATCTGGTACTTTAACTCCATGCTCTTCTAAAGCCTTTAGAAGTTTTGTTATGGAATGCCCAGGAAGTGTGATTCCTAAAGCCCTTGTTATTGCTTTCATTGCTAATTCTGCCGCCTGCTGAGCCTTAAAGCTCGCCCACTCATAGTCCTTGTACTCCAAATCCCTCTCCGCAGACCTTAATGTTCTCTCAGCCTGCTTTATCCACCTCTCATACTCGCTACCTTCAAACATCGTTCATCCCTTGGATAGTTATCTAAAGAGAGATATAACTATTTCTGAATTAGATAAGATTAATTTTTTGATTTGAGCCCTTAGAAAACCTTTTTAAGAAAAAACAGCTCGAAGTAAAAGTAAGAGGGAGAAGTTATGAAGGCAATCTATAGGGAGATGTGCCCAAACTGTAACGGTGCCATAACCGACAATAGACTTGCAAACAAGAACCCATGTGATGCATGCCTTGATGAACCCGAAGTTCATGAGGACTACTTTGAGCTCATAACTGCCATTAGGAATGCACTAAAGCTGAGAGGAACGCTAAAAGAGTGGGAGAAAATATACAGGTTAAATAAAGAGGTAAAGGACGTTGAAGAGTTCTTTAAGAAAGCTACAGGTTTCACGTTTTGGAGCGCCCAGAGAACATGGGTCAAAAGGATAATTAAAGGGAAAAGTTTTTCCATAATAGCTCCCACGGGAATGGGTAAGAGTACATTTGGTGCATTTATCTCAATATACTTCGCAATTAAGGGGAAGAAAAGCTACATTGTGGTCCCTACAACACCCCTAGTGATCCAAACGGTCAAGAAGATTAAGGGGATGATTGAAAAAGCTGGTGTTTCTGTAAACCTTGTCTATTATCACGGCAATTTAAAGAAGAAGGAGAAAGAAGAGGCATTAGAAAAGATAAAATCAGGAGATTTTGATATCCTTGTAACATCAAGCCAATTCTTAGCTACTAGGTTCGATGAGCTTTTAAAGGACAAGCACTTTGACTTGATATTCGTCGATGATGTTGATGCGTTTCTTAAGGCCAGCAAGAACATAGATAGGTCACTCTTAATGCTCGGCTTTAATAATGAAATTATAGGAAAGGCCTGGGAAATAATAAAGTTAAAGAAGCAACTGGCAAAACTCCTCTCAAAAGAGAATTCTAGCGAGGAAGTAGAAAAGCTAAACAAGGAAATAGAGAGACTTGAAAGGGGAATAGAGAGATATAAGAGGGAGCATGAAATAGGAATTCTAATAGTTGCATCCGCTACAGGAAGTGCAAAGGGTGATAGAATTAAGCTCTACCGTGAGCTTTTGGGCTTTGAGGTTGGAAGTGGAAGGAGCGTTCTCAGGAACATAGTCGATACTTATATACTTCCAGAGAAAGGCATGGAAGAGCACGTTGTGGAGCTACTAGAAAAGCTTGGTAAAGGGGGCCTAATTTTCGTTCCAATAGATAAGGGGATAGAGTACGCTGAACAGTTAACGAACTATCTGAAGGAGAGAGGCTTTAAAGTTGAGCTTGTATCTGCTAAGAACAAGAAGGGCTTAGAGCTCTTTGAGCAGGAGAAAGTGGACTACCTAGTGGGGGTTGCAACTTATTATGGAACCATAGTTAGGGGATTAGATCTGCCCCACCTCATAAGATTCGCAATTTTCACGGGAGTTCCCAAATTTAGGTTTTCCCTTGACCTTGAACAACCGACTATCTATAGAGTTCTAGGCTTAATGAGTGAAATCCTAGAGTTCTTGCCCGAGGAGAAAAGGAGTGAAGGAGAAAAATTATATGCAAGGCTTAGAAGGCTCATTAGGAACATTCCCCAATTCGAGCTTATGAAGATAGAGGAAGCCCTAGCGGAAGGCCTAGAGCTTGAAGGATTTCACAGTCACGTTCTTGAGGTATTTAGGCAGGCCGTTGAATTCCTGAGGTCTGCTCTCAAGGATAAGGAAGTTCTGAATAAAATTGCCGAGAATCCCTTCCTGAGCCTAAAGAAAGAAGGAGAAAAATGGTACATTGAAATTCCAGATGTGAGAACCTATATTCAGGCAAGTGGAAGAACGTCAAGACTTTTTGCAGGTGGAATTACGAAGGGACTTAGCGTTATCATCGTCGATGATCAGAAGGTATTCAACGGTTTAGTGAGGCAGATGCGCTGGCGCTTTGTGGAGTTCGAGATAAAGAGGTTTGACGAGATCAACCTTGAGGAGATACTCAAGGAGATCGATAGGGATAGAGAAAAGGTAAGATTAGTTATTGAGGGCAAGATAAGCGAGCAGGTAAAGGATCTCGTAAAATCTGCCTTAATGATTGTTGAAAGCCCAAACAAAGCAAGGACAATAGCGAACTTCTTTGGTCAGCCAAGCAAGAGGAGAATTGGAGACCTCGTAGCTTACGAAGTCAGCATTGGAGATAAGATGCTCACGATATTAGCTAGTGGAGGCCATATGTTCGACCTCGTTACCACGGAAGGCTATCATGGAGTTCTAATGCTTGAGAGGGAGGGGAAGAGGTACTTTGTTCCCGTCTACGATACAATTAAGAGGTGCAGGGACTGTGGTCATCAGTTTGTGGACTGGGAGCAGAAAGGAGTTTGCCCCAAGTGTGGAAGCAGGAACGTTCATGATGCCCTTGAAAACGTCAAGGCAATGAGAGATCTTGCCCAGGAAGTTGATGAGATACTAATCGGTACAGACCCAGATACCGAGGGAGAAAAGATAGCGTGGGACATAAGGAACGTTCTCTCGCCGTACGCTCCAAACATAAAGAGGATAGAGTTCCACGAGGTAACGAGGCCGGCAATTCTCAAGGCGATAAAGGAGGCAAGGGACATAAACGAAGATAGGGTAAATGCCCAGCTCGTCAGGAGGATAGAGGATAGATGGATAGGATTCGAGCTGAGCCAAAAACTGTGGCAGGTCTTCGAGAATAGGAACCTCTCCGCGGGGAGGGTTCAAACTCCAGTCCTGGGGTGGATAGTGCAGAGGTACAAGGAGTTCACTGAGAGTGAAACGGACTTCCTGGGGATAACCCTTGAAAACGGCATAAACGTGACCCTCGAGGGCGTTAAGGGGGAGGTTGAAGAGGTCACGGTCAAGGAGGTAACGATAGAGGAGAGGGAAATCAATCCACTCCCACCGTACACTACCGATGCAATGCTTCAGGATGCTTCAAGGTTCCTGGGCTTTTCTGCCACGAAGACCATGCAACTGGCCCAGGATCTTTTCGAGTTGGGTTTAACAAGTTATCACAGAACTGACTCAACTCACGTGAGCAATACTGGAATAGAGATCGCCAAGGAGTACATAACCCAGGAGATTGGAGAGGAATACTTCGCCCCCAGGAAGTGGGGAGAGGAGGGGGCCCATGAAGCGATAAGACCAACGAGGCCAATTGACACTGGGAGGCTTATTCAGCTAATCAGAGATGGGATAATAACTTTACCAAGGAACCTAACTAGGGATCACTTCAGGCTCTATGACATGATATTCAGAAGGTTCATAGCTAGTCAGATGAAACCAGCTAAAGTTCTCTACGAAAAGGCAGTTCTTGAGACACCGTTTGGAGAAGTTGAAGTTGAGGGCTACATCGAGGTACTATACGATGGGTGGTCCAAGATAAAGCCACTACCCCTAAAGCAGATACCCAAGCTCGAGAAGGGTCAGAAACTTAAAGTTAAGGAAGTAAAGCACTGGAGAGCCCCAAAAGTCTCCCTGTACACCCAAGGTGACGTTATTGCATTAATGAAGGAGAGGGGAATAGGTAGGCCCTCCACCTATGCAAAAATAGTCCAGACGCTGTTACAGAGAGGGTACGTAATAGAGACAAAAGGTAAAAAGAAGTTAGTTCCCACAGATAAGGGAATAAAGGTCTATCATTATTTAGTAAGCAAATATAGAGACTTAGTAAGCGAGGAAAGGACAAGGCAGTTGGAGAAGATTATGGACGAAATTGAAGAAGCAAAGGTCAATTATCAGGACGTTCTCAACGAGCTTTATGAAGAAATAAAGAGGTACGTTGCCTCCTCTTGATACTCTTTTTCTTTGTTGAGTTAGTGTTCCGTATTTGGAACAATTAATCTGGATTTGATTATTATGGTATCATCAAAAATCTTATTAGGTAGAAATCATATGCATGAACATGCAATCCTCCTATAAGTATCATAAGTATTTACCTCTTCGATGGTGTAAAGTTAAAGCTTTATCATAATATGGGAAAACTTTTATATAACAGTTAAGTCCCAAAAATATTGACAAGTTTGTGGTGGTGGTAAGAATGAGCAAGGATAGGATGGTAGAGCTATTACAAGAACATTTTGAGCTAAACTTATACGAAGCTAGAGCTTACGTTGCCTTAGTAGCGTTTGGAGTTCTTACACCTGCAGAGTTGGCAAGTGTTTCTGAAGTTCCTGCACCAAGGACTTACGATGTCCTGAGAAGCCTCGAGAAAAAGGGCTTTGCCATGAATCAACCAGGTAAGACAAACAAGTACAGACCAGTACACCCAGCTAACATACTCGAGAAGTTCATTCAGGACTGGCAGGAGAGAGTGAAAGAAGAACTCGAAGCTAAGAAGAAGGCTAAGGAGGAGCTACTTGAGCTCATGGCTCCCCTCATAGAGACAGAAGTTCCAAAGTACGGTGTTGAGAGAGTATGGGTCGTTAGAGGAATCAAAAACTCAACATTAAAGACCAAAGAGATGCTCGAAGAAGTTCAGAACGAACTCTTCCTTGCAGATGATGGCTTCATTGCGATTAACCTTGAGGACGATATAATCAAGGCCGTTGACAGAGGAGTTAAGGCCAAGATAATCTTGACCAAGAACCTCCTACCCAGGATCAAAGGTTCAAAGCTAGTTCAGTATGCAAACGATGGAAAGATCGAGCTTAAGGTTCTCGAGAAGTTTGACCTGCCAATGCTTATCTGTGACGAGGAAGTGTTCTTTGCTCTCGAAGACCTCGCAGCAAGGTACTTCA encodes the following:
- the trmBL2 gene encoding HTH-type transcriptional regulator TrmBL2 → MSKDRMVELLQEHFELNLYEARAYVALVAFGVLTPAELASVSEVPAPRTYDVLRSLEKKGFAMNQPGKTNKYRPVHPANILEKFIQDWQERVKEELEAKKKAKEELLELMAPLIETEVPKYGVERVWVVRGIKNSTLKTKEMLEEVQNELFLADDGFIAINLEDDIIKAVDRGVKAKIILTKNLLPRIKGSKLVQYANDGKIELKVLEKFDLPMLICDEEVFFALEDLAARYFNYETQVWIKDHRVVDLFRKKFEEYWEKAESA
- a CDS encoding HEPN domain-containing protein, encoding MFEGSEYERWIKQAERTLRSAERDLEYKDYEWASFKAQQAAELAMKAITRALGITLPGHSITKLLKALEEHGVKVPDEMYNMAMELDRNYITSRYPLAYSEGSPYEYYSEDIARKLINYAKELVEFAKRIAIQKVEDGE
- the rgy gene encoding reverse gyrase, coding for MKAIYREMCPNCNGAITDNRLANKNPCDACLDEPEVHEDYFELITAIRNALKLRGTLKEWEKIYRLNKEVKDVEEFFKKATGFTFWSAQRTWVKRIIKGKSFSIIAPTGMGKSTFGAFISIYFAIKGKKSYIVVPTTPLVIQTVKKIKGMIEKAGVSVNLVYYHGNLKKKEKEEALEKIKSGDFDILVTSSQFLATRFDELLKDKHFDLIFVDDVDAFLKASKNIDRSLLMLGFNNEIIGKAWEIIKLKKQLAKLLSKENSSEEVEKLNKEIERLERGIERYKREHEIGILIVASATGSAKGDRIKLYRELLGFEVGSGRSVLRNIVDTYILPEKGMEEHVVELLEKLGKGGLIFVPIDKGIEYAEQLTNYLKERGFKVELVSAKNKKGLELFEQEKVDYLVGVATYYGTIVRGLDLPHLIRFAIFTGVPKFRFSLDLEQPTIYRVLGLMSEILEFLPEEKRSEGEKLYARLRRLIRNIPQFELMKIEEALAEGLELEGFHSHVLEVFRQAVEFLRSALKDKEVLNKIAENPFLSLKKEGEKWYIEIPDVRTYIQASGRTSRLFAGGITKGLSVIIVDDQKVFNGLVRQMRWRFVEFEIKRFDEINLEEILKEIDRDREKVRLVIEGKISEQVKDLVKSALMIVESPNKARTIANFFGQPSKRRIGDLVAYEVSIGDKMLTILASGGHMFDLVTTEGYHGVLMLEREGKRYFVPVYDTIKRCRDCGHQFVDWEQKGVCPKCGSRNVHDALENVKAMRDLAQEVDEILIGTDPDTEGEKIAWDIRNVLSPYAPNIKRIEFHEVTRPAILKAIKEARDINEDRVNAQLVRRIEDRWIGFELSQKLWQVFENRNLSAGRVQTPVLGWIVQRYKEFTESETDFLGITLENGINVTLEGVKGEVEEVTVKEVTIEEREINPLPPYTTDAMLQDASRFLGFSATKTMQLAQDLFELGLTSYHRTDSTHVSNTGIEIAKEYITQEIGEEYFAPRKWGEEGAHEAIRPTRPIDTGRLIQLIRDGIITLPRNLTRDHFRLYDMIFRRFIASQMKPAKVLYEKAVLETPFGEVEVEGYIEVLYDGWSKIKPLPLKQIPKLEKGQKLKVKEVKHWRAPKVSLYTQGDVIALMKERGIGRPSTYAKIVQTLLQRGYVIETKGKKKLVPTDKGIKVYHYLVSKYRDLVSEERTRQLEKIMDEIEEAKVNYQDVLNELYEEIKRYVASS
- a CDS encoding class I SAM-dependent methyltransferase — encoded protein: MSLEELYKYLRWRMDPKDEGARKRFQRIVEVAKKLALPENERILDICAGTGIAGVAFALATNASKLTVLDARGDDLEKVNEWIKISGRDVPVDKVVGDARSVHELVGEHDIAVLWGLTMPHFDAFDAVKLFASVALTLSKEGYFIIEETDRVYGIMYMVGYKDFLVESEGEGYQLASVHSGYDKGRGAFKRTYYKLPGFEKVTEEYHRLWDLASQLAIGSIFFREYKLFERFQHGVQGVSDVIVFRKPRKNVAEEMVHSPSSTF